In the genome of Fusarium graminearum PH-1 chromosome 2, whole genome shotgun sequence, the window GCCGTTGGGACGTAAATCCACTCATCTGCGACGTCATCCCAACTTATCGATAAAGCTCTGCGCGGGCAAACCGAAAGATGCAGGTTAGGCGAGTGAGCTAGATAGGAGGTTGCAAGGTCTCAGATATCGTAATTCGACCGTGGTTGCCACAATTTCTGATTCTTCATCTTATTTTTCAGTCATCGTTTCACCTTGAAAAACTCTTTAATACCTCTTCTCTTGCGCGGTTTTGTCAAGTGCATATCTTTCTCAACTGTGTCTcacaacaagctcaacaattGTCTGGAGCTCTGAAACAACAGCACCTACATAtttacctacctaccccGCCCACCTTCACTTTCACCCTCGACATCTCCCTTCTACACACCTATTCCACTATTCTTTGTTGAAAAAATGGCTTCAATCGTCAAGAATTCATCCAATTCTTTGGACCCCAATCAGGCAAACGGTGCTGCTGGCGACATTCCCAATGATGGTACAGGTAAGTGCATTGCATGGCCTGATATATGATGGTCTGATATTCAACGGCTCCATGCTCACAATGAACTCTAGGCGTTGTCAAGCTCGATCCTTGGCTGGAGCCCTTCAGCGGAGCTCTGAAGAGACGATATTCGAAAGCACAAGATTGgatcaagaccatcaatgCCGCCGAAGGTGGCCTTGAGAAGTTCAGCAGGGTAAGCTCATAACCTCCACCCCCACCAAGTTGCGATACTCATGCGTATATCCATAGGGCGCTGAAAAGTTCGGATTTAATGTCgatgccaacaacaacattgtgTACCGCGAGTGGGCACCCAACGCTACTGCTGCGTACCTGATCGGCGACTTTAGTAAGCTTCCAAACTCAATTGCCTCTACATGTGCTAACACTGCAGTCAGACGGCTGGAATCGTGGCGCTCACCccatgaagaagaacgatTTCGGTGTCTTTGAGATTACACTCCCTGCCCAAAATGGCCAAGCTGCCATTCCTCAcaactccaagctcaaggttcgTCTTGGATTATACTCATTATCAATCTGCCATGTCTAATATATTTACCAGATTTCTCTTGACTTGCCCAGTGGTGAGCATGTTGATCGACTTCCTGCTTGGATCAAGTACGTGACACAGGACCTGTCCGTATCTCCCGCATACGATGCCCGTTTCTGGAACCCTCCAGCTTCCGAGACCTACAAGTTCAAGAACTCTcggcccaagaagcctgccaGTGCTCGTGTATACGAAGCACATGTCGGTATTTCCAGCCCCGAGCAGAAAGTCGCATCTTACAAGGAGTTCACCAAGAACATGCTCCCTCGTATCAAGGCTCTTGGATATAACGTGATTCAATTGATGGCTGTCATGGAACATGCGTACTATGCCAGCTTCGGATatcaaatcaacaacttcttcgcAGCCAGCAGTCGATATGGAACTCCTGAAGAACTGAAGGAGCTCATTGACACCGCTCACGGCTTGGGGATAACTATGCTACTCGATGTTGTCCACAGTCACGCGTCCAAGAACGTCCTTGATGGTATCAACGAGTTCGACGGTACCGACCACCAGTACTTCCATGGTGGTGGCAAGGGTCGACATGACCAGTGGGACAGCCGCCTGTTCAACTACGGACATCATGAGGTGATGAGGTTTCTGCTGAGCAACTTGCGATTCTGGATGGACGAGTACCAGTTCGACGGTTTCCGATTCGATGGTGTGACCAGTATGCTTTACGTTCATCACGGCATGGGAACTGGCTTTTCGGGTGGCTACCATGAGTACTTTGGCTcagatgttgacgaggaggCTGTCGTTTACATGATGCTTGCAAACGAGATGTTGCATCAGCTTTACCCTGAGGTTATCACAATTGCCGAAGATGTCTCTGGAATGCCTGCTCTTTGCGTGCCACTGTCACTTGGTGGCATTGGCTTTGATTATCGCCTTGCCATGGCAATTCCTGATATGTGGATCAAGATCCtgaaggaagtcaaggatgaCGAATGGGATATTGCCAACATCTGTCACACCCTGACCAACCGCCGACATGGCGAGAAGACTATCGCTTATGCTGAGAGTCATGACCAAGCGTAAGTTTATTTGAAAGCAACTGGCAAGAAATAAGTCACTGACATTACAACAGCCTCGTCGGTGATAAAACACTCATGATGCATCTCTGCGATGCCGAGATGTACACCCACATGTCGACCCTCTCGCCCTTGACTCCCGTCATTGATCGTGGTATGGCCCTTCACAAGATGATCCGACTGGTGACACACGGACTTGGAGGAGAGGGATACCTTAACTTTGAGGGCAACGAGTTCGGCCACCCTGAATGGCTCGACTTCCCTCGAGagggcaacaacaactcatTCTGGTACGCTCGACGACAGCTCAACCTCACAGATGATCCTCTGCTTCGATAcaagttcctcgacaacTTTGACCGCATGATGAACCAAACCGAGGCCAAGTACGGCTGGTTGTCTGCGCCTCAGGCGTACATCTCACTGAAGCATGAGGGTGACAAGGTTATCGTGTTCGAGCGAGCTGGCTTggtcttcatcttcaacttccaccccaccaacagcttcagcgACTACCGTATTGGAATTGAGGTTCCAGGAACATACCGTGTGGTTCTTAACTCAGACCACGGAGATGTCGGAGGCCACAACCGCATCGATGAGAACACTCGATTCTTCACTACACCTATGGAATGGAACAACAGAAAGAACTGGACGCACGTCTATATTCCTTCTCGAACTGCTATCATTCTGGCTCTTGAGTCTACTGTCACTCAAAGCTCCTAAATGGCGAGAATGACAAGAGGTGGGACACGGGGAACGATGAGGTGAGGAAAATTGAGCACGAACAAGTCCTTCATTTGCCAGGGATGAATGCAGGCTACGTCATTACTAGCGGGGTATAAGCTGTCATGTTGTTTGTGCTACTTTGCACAATCCATAAAATTTCGAGTAATAAAAGTCAATGATGTTAACAAATTATCTTTTTTTATTGATGGTAATAGCACTTTTCCGATTAAACATAGGTAAGGCTGAGAACTAGTCTAACAATGGACGTTTCCGTAGCTCGTAGCCTCATCGTAATTAGGTGGGGTGCTGGTGATATCGGATTTTCGGCTCGGGCATTCGGTTagagtcaagatgaacatATCAACTTGTCTTTTTACCTTAATATTTTGGGACGGAAAGGCTTCATAACAAATGTTGCAGTAATTAATATTGTCCGTTGTATTGGTATTCACGACGGATGGCCAACTACAAAGCATCACATATGTGCGACTGCTTCAGTGCTAATAAAGCCCGCAGCTGCCAAAAAATACTGACGTAGAATGTTGAGTGGTGGAGGGGCgaacgaaaaaaaaagagcatggggaagaagaactgggagGGAAAAAGTTGACAATTGGCAAATAACAGAGCCAAAGATTGACTGGGTCAGTTAAGCTTTGAGCAGCCAATTGCCTCTAGCGATTGGCCACTAGAGGAGTCATCTCGGCGTGGCTGACAGATCAACCAATAGGAGCTGATCACTATCGAAAAGAGCGGGATGCAAGGCAAGATGGATCTGATTCTAACAAGGTGCTCCGGAAAGAAAGTGTCTCGAAATGATGGCGACATTTGATGAAGCGAGTGATAAACTGACACTGACTGACAGGCGAGGCGACCACAGACAGCAAAACTACAGTTGATagaataaaataaataaaaatattaaaaaaaaacaattgAAGAAAAATTGGCACATGGGCAACTACAGTTCAAGTCTTTTTAATGTCTGACTGCATATCGACTTGATATATCACGCATTTGCATTGCTTCATGGAGTGTATCAGAAAGTTGGTCGCTGGACGTTTGAGTGATGAAATTAATATGTTAATTCATACTATGTGGACCTAGTGTTTAGACTGCTTATTTTTGCATACTAAAGCAGGCTATATGTACATGCTGCCATGGTTCAGAAACACAGTTCAACCAATCTATCTCGAGCCTCTACCTCCAACTCAACAGCAAACGACCAGGCCAGGTCAATGTTACTTTCCCCGCTCTGTTGTGCATCCTCCCGTCTTAAGGCAACGTCTAATTAAGATTTCCGTAAGATCACTGCTGCCTTTTAACTCTTCAAACAAAGGTTTGCTGCGAAACAAGATGGGaaaagagcttgttgaaTGGTTTCGATTTCTTGATATGCATCGTAGGCTCAATCCATTGCGAGACAGATTGGTAGATTGGTCCTACGACCGAAGGTGAGAGATGCGGCACGGAAGCATTCAAAACCTGCAGGCCTAAGGAATCAGGACTCAGTGATGCTTCTCAGGCATCTCTCCGCTGTCGCCTGGCTCTGAGTGGCCTCTGACGAGGCAACCACTCTGGTATTGAGTGGGTGTGCGAATAATTCCGTTGTGTTCATCCCGGGAAATTGCCGGCATCGCAGCTTCCCCGGTGGGGCCAATGGCAATATCGGGTTAGCGTCTCACGTGATCCCTCTGCGAAAGCTCTAACCGACCAAGTCGTTCTCCCGAGCAAAACTGCTCACCTCCCGTAAAAGttctcctcagcttcaaCCAACCTCTCTCCACTCCTATCTCTGATCGCTCTTTGTCATCTGGCAAGATGTTCAAGAGGTGAGTATCGCTCGCCGAAGCGATTGTCGATATTTTTTCGACGCCCTTTCCGCCCCAATTGAAGCCCAATTGAGCTGACCATTGCGTTTTTCCCTCGGCAGCGGCATTTCCTCCTTCGCCCGCGCGGCTCGCCCGGCCGTCCTTCCTCGACGTGCCCTCCGACCTTCCGCTCTCCGACTTCCCATCTCCAGCCGATGGGCCAGCACTGGCGTTGGCGCCGGCAAGATTCACCAGGTGAGAACGAGCCGCTCCTGATTCCATTCCGGTCGCCCGGGCGAAACCGACTCACAAGAATCCGTGCTAACCCAACTGTTCGCAGGTCATCGGTGCCGTCGTTGACGGTTAGtaaaccatcatcaacagactTCGAGCGAGTCTGCAACAATATAGCGAGGGGATTACTGACGATACTGCAGTCAAGTTCGATGGTGCTAAGCTCCctgccattctcaactcTCTTGAGTGCCAGAACAATGGCCAGAAGCTTGTCCTCGAGGTTTCCGTACGTACAGGCCCAATTACCTCATCTGATCGACCAATTTTAAcaatcaacagcaacattTGGGTGAGAGCGTCGTCCGTTGCATTGCCATGGACGGTATGTCATCATCGTTTCGAATTTTCAGATATACACCCTAACGCAATTTTCCAGGTACTGAGGGTCTCGTCCGAGGCGCTACTGTCCAGGACACCGGTGCTCCCATCACTATTCCCGTCGGCCCCGCGACTCTTGGTCGTATCATGAACGTTACTGGTGACCCCATTGACGAGCGTGGTCCTATCAAGACTGACAAGCGCCTTCCTATCCACACCGAAGCCCCCGAGTTCGTTGAGCAGTCCACCTCTGCTGAGGTCCTCGTCACTGGTATCAAGGTTGTCGATCTTCTTGCCCCCTACGCCCGTGGTGGAAAGATTGGTCTCTTCGGTGGTGCCGGTGTCGGCAAGACTGTCTTCATTCAGGAGcttatcaacaacatcgccaaggccCACGGTGGTTACTCCGTCTTCACTGGTGTCGGTGAGCGTACCCGTGAGGGTAACGATCTGTACCACGAAATGCAGGAGACTTCCGTCATTCAGCTTGATGGCGAGTCCAAGGTCGCCCTGGTTTTCGGTCAGATGAATGAGCCCCCTGGAGCCCGTGCCCGTGTCGCCCTTACTGGAGTGAGTACATTCCCGAATCATCCTTTCCTGTCATGCAGACGACTCTTAGGCTACTCTAAAATGGCTAGCTCTTAGGCTATGCTTATGATTTTTAGAGTAGCCTAAGATAACTCTTAGGCTTCCTCAATGACTTCAAGTTTACCCTTATGACCTTGGATACATTGCTAACTGAACACCACTAAAGTTGACTGTTGCTGAGTACTTCAGAGATGCTGAAGGTCAGGACGTGCTTCTCTTCATTGATAACATTTTCCGATTCACTCAAGCCGGTTCTGAGGTGTCTGCCCTTTTGGGTCGTATCCCCTCTGCCGTCGGTTACCAGCCCACTCTCGCCGTCGATATGGGTGGTATGCAGGAGCGTATTACCACCACCCAGAAGGGTTCCATTACCTCGGTCCAGGCTGTCTACGTCCCTGCTGACGATTTGACTGATCCTGCCCCTGCCACCACTTTCGCCCATTTGGACGCCACcactgtcttgtctcgtgGTATCTCTGAGTTGGGTATCTACCCCGCTGTCGACCCTCTCGACTCCAAGTCCCGTATGTTGGACCCCCGAGTTGTTGGTCAGGAGCACTACGACACCGCCACCCGTGTTCAGCAGATCCTCCAGGAGTACAAGTCTCTTCAGGATATCATTGCTATTCTGGGTATGGATGAGTTGTCTGAGGCCGACAAGCTTACTGTCGAGCGTGCCCGTAAGATCCAGCGTTTCCTGAGCCAGCCTTTCACTGTTGCCCAGGTTTTCACTGGTATTGAGGGTAAGCTCGTCGACCTTAAGGAGACCATCAACTCCTTCAAGGCCATTCTGAGCGGTGAGGGTGATAACCTTCCCGAGGGTGCCTTCTACATGGTTGGTGACTTCGCCTccgccaaggccaagggtgagaagattcttgctgagcttgagggTCAGTAAGGGGTTTAAGTATCGAAGTTAATGCCGCGGGAGACGGGAGGAGAGAAATAAGGACCTTTGTATAGAGCAGAGGAAACAAGGTCCGGGAGGTTTCTCATGGGCTCCATCAAGTCTCTTTTGTGAGCTGT includes:
- a CDS encoding 1,4-alpha-glucan branching enzyme, giving the protein MASIVKNSSNSLDPNQANGAAGDIPNDGTGVVKLDPWLEPFSGALKRRYSKAQDWIKTINAAEGGLEKFSRGAEKFGFNVDANNNIVYREWAPNATAAYLIGDFNGWNRGAHPMKKNDFGVFEITLPAQNGQAAIPHNSKLKISLDLPSGEHVDRLPAWIKYVTQDLSVSPAYDARFWNPPASETYKFKNSRPKKPASARVYEAHVGISSPEQKVASYKEFTKNMLPRIKALGYNVIQLMAVMEHAYYASFGYQINNFFAASSRYGTPEELKELIDTAHGLGITMLLDVVHSHASKNVLDGINEFDGTDHQYFHGGGKGRHDQWDSRLFNYGHHEVMRFLLSNLRFWMDEYQFDGFRFDGVTSMLYVHHGMGTGFSGGYHEYFGSDVDEEAVVYMMLANEMLHQLYPEVITIAEDVSGMPALCVPLSLGGIGFDYRLAMAIPDMWIKILKEVKDDEWDIANICHTLTNRRHGEKTIAYAESHDQALVGDKTLMMHLCDAEMYTHMSTLSPLTPVIDRGMALHKMIRLVTHGLGGEGYLNFEGNEFGHPEWLDFPREGNNNSFWYARRQLNLTDDPLLRYKFLDNFDRMMNQTEAKYGWLSAPQAYISLKHEGDKVIVFERAGLVFIFNFHPTNSFSDYRIGIEVPGTYRVVLNSDHGDVGGHNRIDENTRFFTTPMEWNNRKNWTHVYIPSRTAIILALESTVTQSS